A stretch of Chaetodon auriga isolate fChaAug3 chromosome 21, fChaAug3.hap1, whole genome shotgun sequence DNA encodes these proteins:
- the LOC143339643 gene encoding beta-1,4-galactosyltransferase 1-like: MLKKLFSVLALFVLLSLVCFAVVLFYSKNSPSPIMVKPHVGNGNGTLSWMTIQRIQELWGKKPEVREVSQEKTQTSTLASKSLGPCPDTPPGLFGPLLVEFNVERTLDQMINDISSPLQVGGRYKPTDCISQHKVAIIIPFRNRYDHLKHWLFYLHPILIRQQLDYGVYVINQEGTGVFNRAKLMNVGYVEALKEYDYECFVFSDVDLVPMDDRNLYRCFNNPRHLAVAMDKFKFSLPYNTYFGGVSSLSKDQYLKINGFPNTYWGWGGEDDDIYKRIIFRGMSLSRPDFVIGKYRMIKHTRDLHNESNPKNPGKLHTTHLTMNTDGINSLNYTVKEIAKNPLYTFITVDIDAPPT; encoded by the exons atgctgaaaaaactCTTCAGTGTCCTGGccctttttgttttgctcagtCTGGTGTGTTTTGCTGTGGTTCTATTCTACAGCAAAAACAGCCCTTCACCTATTATGGTTAAGCCACATGTGGGGAATGGAAATGGCACCCTTTCCTGGATGACAATACAGCGAATTCAAGAGCTGTGGGGAAAGAAACCTGAAGTCCGAGAAGTCAGCCAAGAGAAGACACAGACGTCGACCCTTGCGAGCAAGTCTTTAGGACCCTGTCCTGACACCCCACCAGGGCTTTTCGGCCCCCTCCTTGTGGAATTTAATGTTGAGCGGACTTTGGATCAGATGATAAATGACATCAGTTCTCCTCTTCAGGTTGGAGGACGGTACAAGCCGACAGACTGTATCTCCCAACATAAG gtgGCAATCATCATCCCTTTCCGAAACCGGTATGATCACCTGAAGCACTGGCTGTTTTACCTCCATCCTATACTGATCCGACAGCAGTTGGACTATGGCGTGTATGTCATCAACCAGGAAGGAACGGGAGTGTTTAACCGGGCTAAGCTGATGAATGTAGGCTATGTTGAAGCACTGAAGGAATATGACTATGAGTGCTTTGTCTTCTCTGATGTGGATCTGGTTCCAATGGATGACCGTAACCtctacagatgttttaacaatCCCAGACACTTGGCTGTGGCTATGGACAAATTTAAATTCAGCTTACCTTATAACACCTACTTTGGTGGGGTTTCTTCATTGTCCAAGGACCAGTATTTGAAGATTAACGGCTTCCCGAACACTTACTGGGGCTGGGGTGGGGAGGACGATGATATCTATAAGCGAATTATCTTCCGTGGGATGTCCCTTTCTCGACCTGACTTCGTGATAGGAAAGTACAGGATGATCAAACATACGAGAGACTTGCACAATGAGAGTAACCCAAAGAATCCTGGTAAACTGCACACAACCCATTTGACCATGAATACAGATGGGATTAATTCCCTAAATTACACAGTCAAGGAGATTGCGAAGAATCCACTTTACACTTTCATCACTGTGGATATTGATGCCCCACCAACCTGA
- the amer2 gene encoding APC membrane recruitment protein 2, producing the protein MEVQSECVEPPVAPQCDPQPTGKINKAAFKLFGKRRTASGMASFFSFRNKGATNSRNNGNSDNGNSLNGSSSVASVELVRSKTHDGLTGSNNDADGQRGEGLAGLEAGPVRSLSKSLSFFSLLRRGSFRSSENGGAGLVRRGRGLKGFFSSMRWRRKEKTNEGEGEEVDGKRDKDGDIADPEKVKDITLTLEPPPHHHQEDCGNAETEPNLETPTTSATMTPPHCVAMPGPSGQPDSPFPYTPTDSPLRPPIQKAKASISSLTPSLATPPLDRCSTGDPPSEPSVDRLCSLLFTDVTSLKSFDSLTGCGDIIADADEDGPAGNGGSGTSSSSSGGGGGSVGVGTGRAGGITSAMSRGSPSKTPLPSQLTQPMFSVSQSSVPSSLPARARAPPPPQQHPAGSGVVAYMGGGEEMASPEGVDDADMQGLWHMLPSTGDNSPALPRSHQPSSSTPTSTYPPRATSNLASSHLPSAPRSVDRKAPQVKTLGLSKIPIVGGAGSRAAKPPLPHTHGRHPTSPGEKEPLSDEGYWDTPSATPTATPDESGLQRNQKMALSRDSCSGDHLYDLYNDPEEEGEEEDDRRHEDLNSTPSPSTEYKLSPTSQTTPPSSSSSSSFKSMKGSTSLPRESKIPVSSRQTPPPHSASQSALSSVLEAEAPPPKTNAPPPARTRIPVSKVPVRRSGNKPGSTTRGTAHKK; encoded by the coding sequence ATGGAGGTACAGTCAGAGTGTGTGGAGCCTCCTGTGGCCCCTCAGTGTGACCCCCAGCCCACAGGGAAGATCAACAAAGCTGCCTTCAAACTCTTCGGGAAGAGGCGCACCGCCTCTGGAATGGCcagcttcttctccttcaggaACAAAGGGGCtacaaacagcaggaacaacGGGAATTCTGACAATGGGAATTCTTTGAACGGAAGCAGCTCAGTGGCGTCGGTGGAACTCGTTAGGAGCAAAACCCACGATGGACTAACGGGCTCGAACAACGATGCTGatggacagagaggggaggggctTGCTGGCCTGGAGGCAGGACCGGTGAGGTCTCTCAGTAAATCGCTGagtttcttctctctgctccgACGTGGGAGCTTCAGGTCGAGTGAAAATGGAGGGGCGGGGCTTGTCAGAAGAGGGAGGGGCCTCAAAGGCTTTTTTAGCAGCATGCGATGGAGACGCAAGGAAAAAACAAACgaaggagagggggaagaggTGGATGGGAAGAGGGACAAGGATGGGGATATTGCAGACCCTGAAAAGGTAAAGGATATTACGCTCACCCTCGAACCGCCTCCGCATCATCACCAAGAGGATTGTGGGAATGCAGAGACAGAACCTAACCTAGAAACTCCTACTACTAGTGCTACCATGACACCCCCTCACTGTGTTGCCATGCCGGGGCCATCTGGTCAGCCAGACTCCCCCTTTCCTTACACACCAACTGACTCGCCACTGCGCCCTCCCATCCAAAAAGCCAAAGCATCAATTTCCAGCCTCACCCCCTCCCTCGCTACGCCCCCTTTGGATCGCTGCAGCACGGGTGACCCACCCTCAGAGCCTTCGGTGGACCGCctttgctctctcctcttcactgacGTCACGTCCCTCAAGAGCTTTGATTCACTGACAGGCTGTGGTGACATTATTGCTGACGCAGATGAGGACGGGCCAGCGGGTAATGGGGGAAGtggcaccagcagcagcagcagtgggggaggaggggggagcgTGGGAGTGGGTACTGGCAGAGCTGGTGGTATCACCAGTGCCATGTCTCGTGGCTCCCCATCCAAAACCCCTCTACCTTCCCAGCTGACCCAGCCCATGTTCTCTGTTTCCCAAAGCTCAGTGCCTTCCTCCCTCCCAGCCCGGGCCCGTGCACCACCTCCACCGCAGCAGCACCCAGCCGGTAGTGGTGTGGTGGCCTACATGGGCGGAGGGGAAGAAATGGCGAGTCCAGAGGGAGTTGATGATGCAGACATGCAGGGGCTCTGGCACATGCTGCCCTCCACAGGTGACAACTCCCCTGCTTTGCCTCGATCACACCAACCTTCCTCTTCTACCCCCACTTCCACTTATCCCCCTCGTGCCACCTCCAATCTTGCCAGCAGCCACCTGCCCTCAGCCCCAAGGAGTGTAGACCGAAAGGCACCCCAGGTGAAGACACTGGGGCTCAGTAAGATTCCAATAGTTGGTGGAGCAGGAAGCCGGGCAGCTaaaccccccctccctcacacacatggCCGTCATCCCACATCACCGGGTGAAAAAGAGCCACTGAGTGATGAGGGCTACTGGGACACACCCTCAGCAACACCCACAGCAACACCTGATGAGAGTGGGCTGCAGCGCAACCAAAAGATGGCCCTATCACGTGACAGTTGCTCCGGAGACCACCTGTACGACCTCTACAACGACcctgaagaggaaggagaggaagaagacgacAGGAGACATGAAGATCTGAACAGTACTCCCTCTCCATCAACTGAATACAAACTGAGCCCCACCTCCCAAACaactcctccatcctcctcctcctcctcttccttcaagTCAATGAAAGGCAGCACCAGCCTTCCTCGGGAATCCAAGATCCCAGTAAGCAGCAGACAAACGCCACCTCCCCACTCTGCAAGCCAGTCAGCCCTCTCTTCTGTCCTAGAGGCCGAAGCCCCTCCACCAAAGACCAATGCGCCTCCCCCAGCTCGCACCAGAATCCCTGTATCCAAGGTGCCCGTTCGTCGTTCTGGAAACAAACCTGGCAGCACAACCAGGGGAACTGCCCACAAGAAGTAG